One window of the Streptomyces asoensis genome contains the following:
- a CDS encoding adenosine deaminase, with translation MTSQSTQAGITPSSDQIRRAPKVLLHDHLDGGLRPGTIVDLARDSGYAQLPETDPDKLGIWFREAADSGSLERYLETFSHTVGVMQTRDALVRVARDCAEDLAEDGVVYAEVRYAPEQHLDGGLSLEEVVEAVNEGFREGERTARQNGHRIRVGALLTAMRHAARSLEIAELANRYRDLGVVGFDIAGAEAGFPPTRHLDAFEYLKRENNHFTIHAGEAFGLPSIWQALQWCGADRLGHGVRIIDDIEIAADGGVKLGRLASYVRDKRIPLELCPSSNLQTGAAASYAEHPIGLLRRLHFRATVNTDNRLMSGTSMSREFEHLVDAFGYTLDDLQWFSVNAMKSAFIPFDERLAMISDVIKPGYSELKSEWLFQQTASTSGSAETEG, from the coding sequence ATGACGAGCCAGAGCACCCAGGCGGGCATCACCCCGAGCTCGGACCAGATCCGGCGGGCACCCAAGGTTCTGCTGCACGACCATCTCGACGGCGGGCTGCGTCCCGGCACGATCGTCGACCTCGCCCGGGACTCCGGGTACGCCCAACTCCCGGAAACCGACCCCGACAAGCTCGGCATCTGGTTCCGGGAGGCCGCCGACTCCGGTTCGCTGGAACGGTACCTGGAGACCTTCTCGCACACCGTCGGCGTGATGCAGACCCGCGACGCGCTCGTCCGGGTCGCCCGCGATTGCGCCGAGGACCTCGCCGAGGACGGTGTCGTCTACGCCGAGGTGCGCTACGCGCCCGAGCAGCACCTCGACGGCGGGCTGAGCCTCGAAGAGGTCGTCGAGGCCGTCAACGAGGGCTTCCGGGAGGGCGAGCGGACGGCCCGGCAGAACGGCCACCGCATCCGTGTCGGCGCCCTGCTCACCGCCATGCGGCACGCGGCCCGCTCCCTGGAGATCGCCGAACTCGCCAACCGCTACCGGGACCTGGGGGTCGTGGGCTTCGACATCGCGGGCGCGGAGGCGGGCTTCCCGCCCACCCGGCACCTCGACGCCTTCGAGTACCTGAAGCGCGAGAACAACCACTTCACCATCCACGCCGGCGAGGCCTTCGGGCTGCCGTCGATCTGGCAGGCCCTCCAGTGGTGCGGCGCCGACCGGCTCGGTCACGGGGTGCGCATCATCGACGACATCGAGATCGCCGCCGACGGCGGTGTGAAGCTCGGCCGGCTCGCCTCCTACGTCCGCGACAAGCGCATCCCGCTGGAGCTGTGCCCCAGCTCCAACCTCCAGACCGGAGCGGCCGCCTCCTACGCCGAGCACCCCATCGGCCTGCTGCGCCGGCTCCACTTCCGGGCCACCGTCAACACGGACAACCGTCTGATGTCCGGCACCAGCATGAGCCGGGAATTCGAGCACCTTGTCGACGCGTTCGGCTATACGCTCGACGATCTCCAGTGGTTCTCTGTCAATGCTATGAAGTCAGCATTCATTCCTTTCGATGAACGACTTGCCATGATCAGTGACGTGATCAAGCCCGGCTATTCCGAGCTGAAGTCCGAATGGCTGTTCCAGCAGACCGCCTCCACCAGCGGTTCTGCGGAAACGGAAGGCTGA
- a CDS encoding VanZ family protein produces the protein MQRQGSIGGSAAIRIRATGILLLAAHLVFVAWVALRPLNVPWVVPANLHPFDGIRADLRLGWPEAARRIGEGLGLLAPLGFLLPLVHGRLRVSPLASLIRTVTAGALLSLGIELLQTGVPGQVVDVDSMLLNTLGVALAHVAVVPAVRGWLRRRDERRGRAAVRQEEAAQGLTPRITRVGVAP, from the coding sequence GTGCAGCGTCAAGGCTCCATCGGCGGCAGCGCCGCGATCCGCATCCGCGCGACCGGGATTCTCCTCCTGGCCGCCCATCTCGTGTTCGTCGCCTGGGTCGCGCTGCGCCCGCTGAACGTCCCCTGGGTGGTGCCGGCCAACCTCCATCCGTTCGACGGGATCCGGGCCGACCTGAGACTGGGCTGGCCCGAGGCGGCCCGGCGGATCGGCGAGGGGCTGGGGCTGCTGGCCCCGCTGGGCTTTCTGCTGCCGCTGGTGCACGGCAGGCTCCGGGTCTCGCCGCTCGCCTCCCTGATCCGTACGGTCACGGCGGGCGCCCTGCTGTCGCTGGGCATCGAGCTGTTGCAGACCGGGGTGCCCGGTCAGGTCGTGGACGTCGACTCGATGCTGCTGAACACCCTGGGCGTGGCGCTGGCGCATGTCGCGGTGGTGCCGGCGGTGCGCGGGTGGCTGCGCCGCAGGGACGAGCGCCGGGGGCGGGCCGCGGTCCGTCAGGAGGAGGCCGCTCAGGGTCTGACCCCGAGGATTACCAGGGTCGGGGTCGCACCGTAG
- a CDS encoding prolyl oligopeptidase family serine peptidase translates to MAQDVTPVRTVRLGKALGPAPTAVSGVVLLLPGGEEVSSRRPSAVWAAASVRGLGRRLARAGREEGLAVHAVHYRYRGWNGSEAHLAADAAWAADEAVRRYGDVAVCLTGVDMGARAALRAGGHEAVNSVLAIAPWLPEEDMAAPPEPVKQLAGRRVLIVHGTNDERCDPELSFRLAARAKKANRDVCRFEVHSDGHGLHQYRGEVLALAEDFVMGALFGRALSRPVEDALAAPPPLGLRMPLAVGFGTSLRRPGRP, encoded by the coding sequence ATGGCACAGGATGTGACGCCGGTTCGGACGGTCCGGCTGGGGAAGGCGCTCGGCCCCGCGCCGACGGCGGTGAGCGGGGTGGTGCTGCTGCTCCCGGGCGGCGAGGAGGTGTCCAGCCGGAGACCGTCCGCCGTGTGGGCGGCCGCCTCCGTGCGGGGGTTGGGGCGCAGGCTGGCCCGGGCGGGACGCGAGGAGGGCCTCGCCGTGCACGCCGTGCACTACCGCTACCGCGGCTGGAACGGCAGCGAGGCGCATCTCGCGGCCGACGCGGCCTGGGCGGCCGACGAGGCGGTACGGCGATACGGAGACGTCGCCGTGTGCCTGACCGGCGTCGACATGGGCGCGCGGGCCGCACTGCGGGCAGGCGGTCACGAGGCCGTCAACTCCGTGCTGGCGATCGCTCCCTGGCTGCCGGAGGAGGACATGGCCGCTCCACCCGAACCGGTGAAGCAGCTGGCGGGGCGGCGGGTGCTGATCGTGCACGGCACGAACGACGAGCGCTGCGACCCCGAGCTGTCGTTCCGGCTCGCGGCACGGGCGAAGAAGGCGAACCGGGACGTGTGCCGGTTCGAGGTGCACTCCGACGGCCACGGGCTGCACCAGTACCGCGGTGAAGTCCTCGCGCTGGCCGAGGACTTCGTCATGGGCGCGCTGTTCGGCCGGGCGCTCTCCCGGCCGGTGGAGGACGCGCTGGCCGCCCCGCCGCCGCTGGGGCTGCGGATGCCGTTGGCCGTGGGGTTCGGCACCTCGTTACGGCGCCCGGGCCGCCCCTGA
- a CDS encoding sigma-70 family RNA polymerase sigma factor, which yields MGNSTATTTDIDVALEKHRTELTGYCYRMLGSSFEAEDAVQDTLVRAWRSYEKFEGRSSLRSWLYRIATNVCLDMLTAGNKRARPMDLSEATPLARAALSPRPDNTWLEPMPDARVLPTVEDPAEAAVAKESVRLAFMAALQQLPPKQRAVLILREVLAWKASEVAELLDTSVASVNSALQRARATLSEREASGADAAVSDPLDEEQQKLLDRYVAAFEGYDMTALTALLHEDAIMTMPPFDLWLTGHDDITGFMTTLGSACEGSRLLPVQVNGLPGFAQYKPDPDKGGFTPWAIQVLEISDGRLTGFHFYLDTQRWFPLFGLPLHLEAETDEVEQGA from the coding sequence ATGGGCAACAGCACGGCGACGACGACCGACATCGACGTCGCACTGGAGAAGCACCGGACGGAACTGACCGGCTACTGCTACCGCATGCTCGGCTCCTCCTTCGAGGCCGAGGACGCGGTGCAGGACACCCTGGTCCGCGCCTGGCGGAGCTACGAGAAGTTCGAGGGCCGCTCCAGTCTGCGCTCGTGGCTGTACCGGATCGCGACGAACGTCTGTCTGGACATGCTGACGGCCGGCAACAAGCGGGCCCGGCCGATGGACCTCTCCGAGGCCACCCCGCTCGCCCGCGCGGCCCTCTCCCCCCGCCCCGACAACACCTGGCTGGAGCCGATGCCGGACGCCCGTGTGCTGCCGACGGTGGAGGACCCGGCCGAGGCGGCGGTCGCCAAGGAATCGGTGCGCCTCGCGTTCATGGCCGCGTTGCAGCAGCTCCCGCCGAAGCAGCGGGCGGTGCTGATCCTGCGCGAGGTGCTGGCGTGGAAGGCGAGCGAGGTCGCCGAGCTGCTCGACACCTCGGTCGCCTCGGTCAACAGCGCGCTCCAGCGGGCGCGGGCGACCCTGTCCGAGCGGGAGGCCTCCGGCGCGGACGCGGCGGTGTCCGACCCGTTGGACGAGGAGCAGCAGAAACTGCTCGACCGCTATGTGGCGGCCTTCGAGGGCTATGACATGACGGCGCTGACGGCCCTCCTCCACGAGGACGCCATCATGACGATGCCGCCGTTCGACCTGTGGCTGACCGGGCACGACGACATCACCGGCTTCATGACCACGCTCGGCTCCGCGTGCGAGGGCTCGCGCCTGCTGCCGGTCCAGGTCAACGGCCTGCCGGGCTTCGCCCAGTACAAGCCGGACCCCGACAAGGGCGGGTTCACCCCGTGGGCGATCCAGGTCCTGGAGATCTCAGACGGCCGCCTCACCGGGTTCCACTTCTATCTCGACACCCAGCGCTGGTTCCCCCTCTTCGGCCTCCCCCTCCATCTCGAAGCGGAGACCGACGAGGTCGAGCAGGGCGCGTAG
- a CDS encoding PspC domain-containing protein, with the protein MSSLARPTHGRMIGGVCAALARRFGTSATTMRVIFLVSCLLPGPQFLLYIALWVLLPSEDKAARTAW; encoded by the coding sequence ATGTCCAGCCTCGCTCGCCCCACCCACGGCCGCATGATCGGCGGAGTGTGCGCCGCGCTGGCCCGGCGCTTCGGCACCTCCGCGACCACGATGCGCGTGATCTTCCTGGTGTCCTGTCTGCTGCCCGGCCCGCAGTTCCTGCTCTACATAGCGCTGTGGGTCCTGCTGCCGTCGGAGGACAAGGCGGCGCGCACGGCCTGGTGA
- a CDS encoding cytidine deaminase, whose protein sequence is MTPPAAAVDWEKLRTVARDAMSRAYAPYSGFPVGVAALVDDGRIVSGCNVENASYGIGLCAECGLVSELQNTGGGRLTHFTCVDGRGEILVPCGRCRQLLYEFGGPELLLETPAGILPLAEMLPQAFGPGHLTK, encoded by the coding sequence GTGACCCCGCCCGCCGCCGCGGTCGACTGGGAGAAGCTGCGCACGGTGGCCCGGGACGCCATGTCCCGGGCGTACGCCCCGTACTCCGGCTTCCCGGTCGGCGTGGCGGCCCTCGTCGACGACGGCCGGATCGTGTCGGGCTGCAACGTCGAGAACGCCTCCTACGGCATCGGCCTGTGCGCCGAGTGCGGGCTGGTCTCCGAGCTCCAGAACACCGGAGGCGGCCGGCTCACGCACTTCACCTGCGTAGACGGCAGGGGCGAGATCCTCGTCCCGTGCGGCCGCTGCCGCCAGCTGCTCTACGAGTTCGGCGGCCCCGAGCTGCTGCTGGAGACGCCGGCGGGGATCCTGCCGCTGGCCGAGATGCTCCCGCAGGCCTTCGGCCCGGGCCACCTCACCAAGTAA
- a CDS encoding MFS transporter → MSPASTGASTIVGAASSVSFSSDSRLAPGGPGYRRMSFALFLAGVATFALLYSTQALLPLISGDFGVAASQASWTVAAATGGLALFVLPMSALSERYGRRTVMTASLGVAVGVGMLVPFAPSLGTLVVLRAVQGAALAGLPASATAYLAEEVRPKALVTAIGLFVAGNSVGGMSGRVITGWVAQEWGWRVAVGVIGALAVACAIAFRLLLPAPRHFKAGSLAPRVLIGTVREHLANPLLCRLYAIGALFMTVFGGVYTVIGYRLTEAPFSLPQGIVGSIFLVYLVGTVSASTAGRLVGRLGRRGALYLAGGTTATGLLLSLADSLVLVLLGLVLITAGFFAGHAVASSAVSKTATTGRAQASALYQSAYYIGSSTGSTVGALAFHSGGWAGTVGVGVLAVLGVVTITVFGTRAARRETLVAAH, encoded by the coding sequence ATGTCTCCCGCCAGTACCGGGGCGTCCACGATCGTGGGCGCCGCGTCCTCCGTTTCCTTCTCCTCCGACTCCCGTCTGGCCCCCGGCGGCCCCGGCTATCGCCGGATGAGCTTCGCGCTCTTCCTCGCCGGTGTGGCGACCTTCGCCCTGCTGTACTCCACGCAGGCGCTCCTGCCGCTGATCTCCGGTGACTTCGGGGTGGCGGCGAGTCAGGCGAGCTGGACGGTGGCGGCGGCGACCGGTGGACTGGCGCTGTTCGTGCTCCCGATGAGCGCCCTGTCGGAGCGCTACGGCCGCCGTACGGTCATGACGGCCTCGCTGGGCGTCGCGGTCGGCGTGGGCATGCTGGTCCCGTTCGCCCCCTCCCTGGGCACGCTGGTCGTGCTGCGGGCGGTGCAGGGCGCGGCGCTGGCCGGTCTCCCGGCGTCGGCGACCGCGTATCTCGCCGAGGAGGTCCGGCCGAAGGCGCTCGTCACGGCGATCGGCCTGTTCGTGGCGGGCAACAGCGTCGGCGGGATGAGCGGCCGGGTCATCACCGGCTGGGTCGCCCAGGAGTGGGGCTGGCGGGTGGCCGTCGGGGTGATCGGCGCCCTCGCGGTGGCCTGCGCGATCGCCTTCCGCCTGCTGCTGCCGGCGCCCCGGCACTTCAAGGCGGGTTCACTGGCGCCCCGCGTGCTGATCGGCACGGTCCGCGAGCACCTCGCCAACCCGCTGCTGTGCCGCCTGTACGCGATCGGCGCGCTGTTCATGACGGTCTTCGGCGGCGTGTACACGGTGATCGGCTACCGGCTGACGGAGGCGCCGTTCTCCCTCCCCCAGGGCATCGTCGGCTCGATCTTCCTGGTGTACCTGGTGGGCACGGTGTCGGCGTCGACGGCGGGCCGGCTGGTCGGCCGTCTCGGCCGGCGCGGCGCGCTGTACCTGGCGGGCGGCACCACGGCCACCGGACTGCTGCTGTCGCTGGCGGACTCGCTGGTCCTGGTCCTGCTGGGCCTGGTCCTGATCACGGCGGGCTTCTTCGCGGGGCACGCGGTGGCCTCCTCGGCGGTCAGCAAGACGGCGACGACCGGCCGCGCCCAGGCCTCCGCCCTCTACCAGTCCGCGTACTACATCGGTTCCAGCACCGGCTCCACGGTCGGCGCGCTGGCCTTCCACTCGGGCGGCTGGGCCGGCACGGTCGGCGTGGGCGTCCTGGCGGTGCTCGGCGTCGTGACGATCACGGTGTTCGGAACGCGGGCGGCCCGCCGGGAGACGCTGGTCGCCGCGCACTGA
- a CDS encoding LysR family transcriptional regulator has protein sequence MVHQQRSEARLSPSSDTEDMADGAEMSRVLAPRLAYFAGVARTEHVTRAAQEMQVPQSTLSRAMVRLEQDLGVDLFARHGRTVSLTPAGRTFLASVERALGEIERAADEVRADADAATGKVAFGFLHTMGAETVPGLIHAFRVDHPRVRFSLVQNYGEAMLERLRAGELDLCLTSPVPDAPDLVARRLDEQKLRLVVPADHRLAARRRVRLAEAADETFVTLEPGYGLRRITDDLCKEAGFRPRIAFEGEEAETLRGLVAAGLGVALLPPPAVARPGVVELTVTAPRAAREIGVAWLDGHPDTPPVAAFKKFLLSRRGNLLPN, from the coding sequence ATGGTGCATCAGCAGAGGTCAGAGGCTCGCCTGTCACCGTCCAGTGACACAGAAGACATGGCGGACGGGGCGGAGATGTCCAGGGTGCTGGCCCCTCGGCTCGCCTACTTCGCCGGAGTCGCCCGTACCGAGCACGTCACGCGCGCCGCGCAGGAGATGCAGGTCCCGCAGTCGACGCTCTCCCGGGCCATGGTCCGCCTCGAACAGGACCTGGGCGTCGACCTGTTCGCCCGGCACGGCCGCACGGTCTCCCTCACCCCCGCCGGGCGCACCTTCCTCGCCTCCGTCGAGCGCGCCCTCGGCGAGATCGAGCGGGCCGCCGACGAGGTCCGGGCGGACGCCGACGCGGCCACCGGCAAGGTCGCCTTCGGCTTCCTGCACACCATGGGCGCGGAGACCGTCCCCGGGCTGATCCACGCCTTCCGCGTCGATCACCCGCGCGTCCGCTTCAGCCTGGTCCAGAACTACGGCGAGGCGATGCTCGAGCGGCTGCGGGCGGGGGAGCTGGACCTCTGTCTGACCTCCCCGGTCCCGGACGCACCCGACCTGGTGGCCCGGCGCCTCGACGAGCAGAAGCTGCGCCTGGTCGTCCCCGCCGACCACCGTCTCGCCGCCCGCAGACGGGTCCGCCTCGCCGAGGCCGCCGACGAGACCTTCGTGACCCTGGAACCGGGCTACGGCCTGCGCCGCATCACCGACGACCTCTGCAAGGAGGCCGGTTTCCGGCCCCGGATCGCCTTCGAGGGCGAGGAGGCGGAGACCCTGCGCGGACTGGTGGCGGCGGGGCTGGGGGTGGCGCTGCTGCCGCCGCCCGCCGTGGCCCGCCCGGGGGTGGTGGAGCTGACGGTCACGGCCCCGAGAGCCGCCCGCGAGATCGGCGTGGCCTGGCTGGACGGCCACCCGGACACCCCGCCCGTGGCGGCCTTCAAGAAGTTCCTGCTGTCGAGGAGGGGCAACCTGCTGCCGAACTGA
- a CDS encoding thymidine phosphorylase — protein sequence MSMDAVSVIRTKRDRGELSDEQIDWVIDAYTGGQVADYQMAALNMAILLNGMNRREIARWTAAMIASGERMDFSALSLPTADKHSTGGVGDKITLPLAPLVAACGAAVPQLSGRGLGHTGGTLDKLESIPGWRALLSNEEMLHVLDTTGAVICAAGDGLAPADKKLYALRDVTGTVEAIPLIASSIMSKKIAEGTGSLVLDVKVGTGAFMKTIEDARELASTMVGLGTDHGVKTVALLTDMSTPLGLTAGNALEVRESVEVLAGGGPADVVELTIALAREMLDAAGVKDADPAKALADGSAMDVWRRMIAAQGGDPDAPLPTAKEQHVVKAGASGVLTRLDAYDIGIAAWRLGAGRARKEDPVQAGAGVELHAKPGDTVKEGQPLLTLHTDTPERFEYALQAVTGSYDIGAAGTEFTASPVVLERIA from the coding sequence TTGTCGATGGATGCCGTCTCCGTCATCCGCACCAAGCGGGACCGCGGTGAGCTCAGCGACGAGCAGATCGACTGGGTCATCGACGCGTACACCGGCGGTCAGGTCGCCGACTACCAGATGGCCGCCCTCAACATGGCCATCCTGCTCAACGGCATGAACCGCCGCGAGATCGCCCGCTGGACGGCCGCGATGATCGCTTCCGGCGAGCGCATGGACTTCTCGGCGCTGTCCCTCCCGACGGCCGACAAGCACTCCACGGGCGGCGTCGGCGACAAGATCACGCTCCCGCTGGCCCCGCTGGTGGCGGCCTGCGGCGCGGCGGTCCCCCAGCTCTCCGGCCGGGGTCTCGGCCACACCGGCGGCACCCTGGACAAGCTGGAGTCGATCCCGGGCTGGCGCGCGCTGCTGTCGAACGAGGAGATGCTGCACGTCCTGGACACGACCGGCGCGGTGATCTGCGCGGCGGGCGACGGACTGGCCCCGGCCGACAAGAAGCTGTACGCGCTGCGGGACGTCACGGGCACGGTGGAGGCGATCCCGCTGATCGCCTCGTCGATCATGTCGAAGAAGATCGCGGAGGGCACCGGCTCGCTGGTCCTGGACGTGAAGGTCGGCACCGGCGCCTTCATGAAGACCATCGAGGACGCGCGTGAGCTGGCCTCGACGATGGTCGGCCTGGGCACCGACCACGGCGTGAAGACGGTCGCGCTGCTGACCGACATGTCCACCCCCCTCGGTCTCACGGCCGGCAACGCCCTCGAGGTCCGCGAGTCGGTCGAGGTGCTGGCCGGCGGCGGCCCGGCGGACGTGGTGGAACTGACGATCGCGCTCGCCCGCGAGATGCTCGACGCGGCCGGCGTGAAGGACGCCGACCCGGCGAAGGCGCTGGCCGACGGCTCGGCGATGGACGTCTGGCGCCGCATGATCGCGGCCCAGGGCGGCGACCCGGACGCCCCGCTGCCCACGGCGAAGGAGCAGCACGTGGTGAAGGCGGGCGCCTCGGGCGTCCTGACCCGCCTCGACGCCTACGACATCGGCATCGCCGCCTGGCGCCTCGGCGCGGGCCGTGCCCGCAAGGAGGACCCGGTGCAGGCGGGCGCGGGCGTCGAACTCCACGCCAAGCCCGGCGACACGGTCAAGGAGGGCCAGCCCCTGCTGACCCTGCACACGGACACCCCGGAGCGCTTCGAGTACGCGCTCCAGGCGGTGACGGGCTCGTACGACATCGGCGCGGCCGGCACCGAGTTCACCGCGTCCCCCGTGGTGCTGGAACGCATCGCCTGA
- the dnaN gene encoding DNA polymerase III subunit beta, whose product MEFRIDRGDLAEAVAWAARALPARTPVPVLGGLLLDAAAGRLTVSGFDFETAARIETDAEVGTAGRVLVLGRRLLDICKVLPDGPVSCAVAGTRFTVEAGGTSFGLSTLPREEYPTPPEPPRAYGTVDAAAFATAVAQVAVAAGRDDTLPVLTGVQLRLDGEEMTLSASDRYRYAVRRLEWKPEAAAEGVAEALVPARRLLDVTRSLARCGTVRVGLDGASGTGPIGFEGGRTRTVVRRLDGRLPSYGKLFDMAGAAVAEVESGALTEAVRRVAVVAEANSPVRLDFSAGSVLLRAGYGDDVATQRLPAGLTGAEEVTVAFNPAYLLDALASFEAPRLRVELLGTGQRALLGAADAPEAHRHLLMSVKQLV is encoded by the coding sequence ATGGAGTTCCGGATCGACCGCGGTGACCTCGCCGAGGCGGTGGCCTGGGCGGCCCGCGCGCTGCCCGCCCGTACGCCGGTACCCGTGCTGGGCGGGCTGCTGCTGGACGCGGCGGCGGGCCGGCTGACCGTGTCGGGGTTCGACTTCGAGACGGCGGCACGGATCGAGACCGACGCCGAGGTCGGCACGGCGGGCCGGGTGCTCGTGCTCGGCCGCCGGCTCCTCGACATCTGCAAGGTGCTGCCGGACGGGCCGGTGAGCTGCGCCGTGGCCGGCACCCGGTTCACGGTCGAGGCGGGCGGCACCAGCTTCGGCCTGTCGACACTCCCGCGCGAGGAGTACCCCACCCCGCCCGAACCGCCGCGGGCGTACGGCACCGTGGACGCGGCCGCGTTCGCGACCGCCGTCGCCCAGGTCGCGGTGGCCGCCGGCCGCGACGACACGCTCCCGGTGCTGACGGGCGTCCAACTGCGCCTTGACGGCGAGGAGATGACACTGTCGGCGTCGGACCGCTACCGGTACGCGGTACGGCGGCTGGAGTGGAAGCCGGAGGCGGCCGCCGAAGGGGTGGCGGAGGCGCTCGTGCCGGCCCGGCGGCTGCTGGACGTGACCCGGTCGCTGGCCCGGTGCGGGACCGTCCGGGTCGGGCTCGACGGAGCCTCGGGGACCGGCCCGATCGGGTTCGAGGGCGGGCGGACGCGGACGGTGGTCCGGCGGCTGGACGGACGGCTGCCCTCCTACGGGAAGCTGTTCGACATGGCGGGGGCCGCGGTCGCCGAGGTGGAGAGCGGGGCGCTGACGGAGGCCGTGCGGAGAGTCGCGGTGGTGGCGGAGGCGAACAGCCCGGTACGGCTGGACTTCTCGGCCGGGTCCGTCCTGCTGCGCGCCGGGTACGGCGACGACGTGGCCACGCAGCGGCTGCCCGCCGGACTGACCGGCGCCGAGGAGGTCACCGTGGCCTTCAACCCCGCCTACCTGCTGGACGCGCTGGCCTCCTTCGAGGCGCCGAGGCTGCGGGTGGAGCTGCTGGGGACGGGACAGCGGGCGCTGCTGGGCGCGGCGGACGCGCCCGAGGCCCACCGGCACCTGCTGATGTCCGTGAAGCAGCTGGTCTGA
- a CDS encoding ATP-binding protein yields MKQSAAKTLGVAALGAAFAAVGAGAANAAPAVPDATQALDGVTRTLPAENLTTALPAAGEVLSQAQPALGAGLTATQPVAEKLLAESPTAPVAGLLGGLPLKGLPTHGLPVNGIPLG; encoded by the coding sequence ATGAAGCAGTCTGCTGCCAAGACCCTCGGTGTCGCCGCTCTCGGTGCCGCCTTCGCCGCCGTCGGTGCGGGCGCCGCGAACGCCGCCCCCGCCGTCCCGGACGCCACGCAGGCCCTGGACGGCGTCACCAGGACGCTGCCGGCGGAGAACCTGACCACGGCGCTGCCCGCGGCCGGTGAGGTGCTGTCGCAGGCCCAGCCGGCGCTCGGCGCGGGCCTGACCGCCACCCAGCCGGTCGCCGAGAAGCTGCTCGCCGAAAGCCCGACCGCGCCCGTCGCCGGTCTGCTCGGTGGTCTGCCGCTCAAGGGCCTGCCGACGCACGGCCTGCCGGTCAACGGCATCCCGCTGGGCTGA
- a CDS encoding STAS domain-containing protein: MSWAPRAGLPIVESTTPPVLTLTGPVTRPRVTGLVDAVRALMETTGAAVVVCDVAGIGPPGLIAVDLLARLQLAARRAGGHIRLRAPDPALRALLDLVGLRFEMEGEAEEGEPALGVEIEVEPGEAAV, encoded by the coding sequence ATGAGTTGGGCGCCCCGCGCCGGTCTACCGATCGTGGAATCGACGACACCGCCTGTACTCACCCTGACCGGTCCTGTCACCCGCCCCCGGGTGACAGGGCTCGTCGACGCCGTACGGGCGCTGATGGAGACCACCGGCGCGGCGGTCGTCGTCTGTGACGTCGCCGGGATCGGGCCGCCGGGGCTCATCGCCGTCGACCTGCTGGCGCGGCTCCAGCTGGCCGCCCGGCGGGCCGGGGGACACATACGGCTGCGCGCCCCCGACCCGGCCCTACGCGCCCTGCTCGACCTCGTCGGTCTCCGCTTCGAGATGGAGGGGGAGGCCGAAGAGGGGGAACCAGCGCTGGGTGTCGAGATAGAAGTGGAACCCGGTGAGGCGGCCGTCTGA